Proteins encoded together in one Acidobacteriota bacterium window:
- a CDS encoding clan AA aspartic protease: MGEIHADVTLENPGDRAVVERGHGQESDIRRSTIDAIVDTGAVTLVLPQNVVERLGLGQRGTAFVTYADERREERTLAGPVTVQIGNRSMSMDCVVGPPLSEPLIGQVVLETLDLIADCTNRTLAPRYPDYPLLKLK; encoded by the coding sequence ATGGGAGAGATACACGCCGACGTCACACTCGAAAACCCCGGTGACCGCGCCGTCGTCGAGCGCGGACACGGCCAGGAATCCGACATCCGTCGTTCGACCATCGACGCCATCGTCGATACGGGGGCCGTCACGCTGGTTCTGCCACAGAACGTGGTGGAACGCCTGGGCCTGGGCCAACGGGGTACCGCGTTCGTCACGTACGCCGACGAGCGCCGGGAGGAACGGACGCTGGCCGGGCCGGTGACAGTTCAGATCGGCAACCGTTCCATGAGCATGGACTGTGTCGTCGGCCCGCCCCTGAGCGAACCCTTGATCGGCCAGGTCGTCCTCGAAACCCTCGATCTGATCGCCGATTGCACGAATCGGACGCTCGCTCCGCGATACCCCGACTATCCGCTGCTCAAGCTGAAGTAG
- a CDS encoding nucleotidyl transferase AbiEii/AbiGii toxin family protein: MPPEPELIEAIATDLGVDPSLVEKDWYAIRLVATITNVRQDNLMLVFSGGTSLSKGYDLIQRFSEDLDFKVLLPDVGITRPARRNYRRAILEAIRADDDWTLEDDDVEVGNDHHFFRCQVAYPTRFTVAPALRPRLQLEVTLARPALAPEERSLRSFVAEARQEQPEVPQINCVAPAETAADKISALTWRVLDQRTRNDRTLIRHVHDLAALEPLATAHQAFPALLRRLLEADATRGGPGPHLDTLTPVERLATALNVLTEQRHAADYERFVHAMCYGTENETPTYQDGLDAIRRLGQRLE; encoded by the coding sequence GTGCCACCGGAGCCTGAGCTGATCGAGGCGATTGCCACGGATCTCGGTGTCGATCCGTCCTTGGTGGAGAAGGACTGGTACGCGATCCGGCTGGTTGCGACGATTACCAATGTCAGGCAGGACAATCTCATGCTTGTCTTCTCCGGCGGCACCAGCCTTTCCAAGGGCTACGACCTCATCCAGCGTTTCTCCGAGGACCTCGACTTCAAAGTTCTTCTTCCAGACGTCGGGATCACACGGCCCGCTCGCCGGAACTACCGGAGAGCGATTCTCGAGGCGATCCGCGCCGATGACGACTGGACGCTTGAAGATGACGACGTGGAGGTCGGGAATGACCACCACTTCTTCCGATGTCAGGTCGCCTATCCCACGCGCTTCACTGTGGCACCTGCCTTGCGTCCGAGGCTGCAGCTCGAGGTAACGCTTGCCCGTCCGGCCCTTGCACCGGAGGAACGTTCGCTGCGGAGCTTCGTCGCCGAGGCGCGACAGGAACAGCCCGAGGTCCCACAGATCAACTGTGTTGCGCCGGCAGAGACCGCGGCCGACAAGATCAGCGCCCTTACCTGGCGCGTATTGGATCAGCGTACCCGCAACGATCGCACGCTGATTCGACATGTGCACGATCTGGCGGCACTTGAACCTCTCGCAACGGCGCACCAGGCGTTCCCCGCGTTGCTACGTCGATTGCTGGAAGCCGACGCCACGCGAGGCGGCCCGGGTCCGCACCTCGACACGCTGACCCCCGTCGAACGTCTCGCTACTGCGCTCAATGTACTGACCGAGCAGCGACACGCGGCAGATTACGAGCGCTTCGTCCACGCTATGTGCTACGGCACGGAGAACGAGACTCCGACATACCAGGACGGCCTCGACGCCATCCGTCGCCTTGGGCAGCGTTTGGAGTGA
- a CDS encoding J domain-containing protein: MARQDHNPYDVLGLESNATRVEIRAAYLRLAKKHHPDKNPGDKTSEWIFKEIRWAYETLWASSDTGTTRDGESRRERAAQTRARREREARAEERERRVRTEYGRQQDRDEQQAHERDEPERRKREEWQEHNRRQKHSESTVSELPLPQALAYVLGFPSAVVGFGILGGVDSTPDTHLGVWLLFAGMAAAGVRSASKDWLFWTGVIILVATVVFLLPAS; encoded by the coding sequence ATGGCGCGACAGGACCATAACCCGTACGACGTGCTGGGCCTGGAGTCGAATGCTACGCGCGTTGAGATAAGAGCTGCATACCTGCGTCTCGCAAAGAAACATCATCCGGACAAGAACCCGGGAGACAAGACATCCGAGTGGATATTCAAGGAGATTCGTTGGGCATATGAGACGCTCTGGGCCTCAAGCGATACCGGGACGACACGCGACGGCGAATCACGACGTGAACGTGCCGCACAAACCCGCGCTCGACGTGAACGCGAAGCCCGGGCAGAGGAACGTGAGCGTCGAGTACGAACGGAGTACGGCCGTCAGCAGGATCGAGATGAACAGCAGGCGCATGAACGGGATGAGCCTGAACGTCGAAAGCGTGAGGAGTGGCAAGAGCACAACCGTCGTCAGAAACATAGCGAGTCGACCGTATCGGAGCTTCCTCTGCCCCAAGCGTTGGCCTACGTCCTTGGGTTTCCGTCAGCAGTCGTCGGTTTCGGCATTCTCGGAGGAGTCGATAGCACACCGGACACGCATCTTGGCGTATGGCTATTGTTTGCCGGGATGGCGGCAGCGGGGGTGAGGTCCGCATCCAAAGACTGGTTATTCTGGACTGGCGTGATCATCCTCGTGGCAACTGTGGTGTTCCTTCTCCCAGCAAGTTAG